One stretch of Arthrobacter polaris DNA includes these proteins:
- a CDS encoding ornithine cyclodeaminase family protein produces the protein MTLILTASELDSLADMPRTIEAVERAFAEVSDGLAHQPAPVSLHLATSDSRFIPMAAVSGPSGLAAVKLLADIPGNMERSLPSQRSTLMLVSQTTXETLAILDGRIPXRIRTAAASAVASKALARAESSILGLVGAGALAVAHVQAMLAVLPIQTVVVWSRKAATIEAFQRQIAHLELTVIIAPSAQFVVESADVLCTLTPASEPLVLXKWFKPGLHINAVGARPRPDEREIDSEGMVSSRVFVDSLSTALTKSGDLLIPISEXVMTAGQVQGEIGDVITGKRXGRTGEXDITLFNSVGIGMLDLAVGRILYDSAVQQAVGLEVNLSR, from the coding sequence ATGACACTAATTTTGACAGCCTCCGAGCTCGATTCCCTGGCTGATATGCCGCGCACCATCGAGGCTGTGGAACGTGCATTTGCAGAGGTTTCCGATGGTTTGGCCCACCAACCAGCGCCGGTGTCCCTTCACCTGGCCACTTCTGACTCGCGGTTTATCCCGATGGCGGCAGTTTCTGGCCCGAGCGGCCTTGCCGCAGTAAAATTGCTTGCCGACATTCCAGGAAATATGGAACGCAGCTTGCCGAGTCAACGTTCAACCCTGATGTTGGTTTCCCAAACAACGNGGGAGACCCTCGCTATCTTGGACGGGCGTATTCCANCGCGAATCCGCACAGCGGCAGCCAGTGCGGTAGCCAGTAAAGCCCTCGCCAGAGCTGAGAGTTCCATCCTTGGGCTTGTCGGTGCCGGTGCTTTGGCAGTGGCACATGTTCAAGCAATGCTTGCTGTTCTTCCCATACAAACGGTGGTGGTTTGGTCCCGGAAAGCTGCAACCATCGAAGCGTTCCAGCGTCAGATCGCTCACCTGGAACTCACCGTGATCATCGCACCATCTGCACAATTTGTTGTAGAGTCCGCTGACGTTCTGTGCACACTCACTCCGGCTTCTGAACCTCTAGTTTTGNGCAAATGGTTTAAACCCGGCCTGCACATCAACGCTGTCGGTGCACGGCCCCGGCCTGACGAGCGTGAAATAGACTCTGAAGGGATGGTTAGTTCTCGCGTCTTTGTGGACAGCTTGTCAACAGCGCTCACGAAGTCAGGGGACTTGCTCATCCCGATCAGTGAANAAGTCATGACGGCGGGACAAGTCCAAGGAGAAATTGGGGACGTCATAACAGGAAAACGCNCAGGGCGGACAGGAGAGNAAGACATCACCTTATTCAATTCCGTGGGAATAGGGATGCTAGACCTCGCCGTCGGGCGCATTCTCTACGACAGCGCTGTGCAGCAAGCCGTGGGACTTGAGGTAAACCTGAGCCGTTAA